The Microbacterium foliorum genome has a window encoding:
- a CDS encoding APC family permease, producing the protein MTQQTSLRNEEHTGQLKKAALSAWGVVFLVISAAAPLSVLAGIGPLAVLIGGVSAPIVYAVAGIVLAVFAVGFLFMARNLTAMGGFYTYIAVGLGRVVGLAAGFLAWISYNLLQIGLWGLFGVMAQGMFATVFGIDVPWWILAVVGAVLVFALAVAGVDVGAKVLGVLLVLETILLVVLAASILTQRAGQLEFGTFAPENIFTPSMFAILGFGFAAFMGFESTVLYRSETRDPDRSIPRATYIAVAFLAIFYTATLWLVIQAFGDSEVQGVIAQDPAAFFFTAMGAYVGDWGVSVMFVLIVTSIFAGQLAFHNAINRYSFALSRDGILPSAFTRTNRRGAPWVAGVIQSVVAIIVVIAFGTAGLDPLTQLVILVNSPGVYGIITLQLLASIAVLIFIMRNRHLARRWYVLPAAIVSLVAMAVLLVVLVITIDYLTAAGPAINAIILAVVPVVLLLGAGYALILRARRPEVFARIGGADPETARIENGEGR; encoded by the coding sequence ATGACCCAGCAGACGTCTCTTCGAAACGAGGAGCACACCGGCCAGCTGAAGAAAGCAGCCCTCAGTGCGTGGGGGGTCGTCTTCCTCGTCATATCGGCTGCGGCCCCGTTGAGCGTTCTCGCGGGGATCGGACCCCTGGCTGTCCTGATCGGCGGCGTCTCGGCCCCGATCGTCTACGCCGTCGCGGGCATCGTCCTCGCCGTGTTCGCCGTCGGATTCCTCTTCATGGCGCGCAACCTCACCGCGATGGGAGGCTTCTACACCTACATCGCGGTCGGCCTCGGCCGGGTGGTCGGACTCGCGGCGGGCTTCCTGGCCTGGATCTCCTACAACCTTCTCCAGATCGGTCTCTGGGGTCTGTTCGGGGTCATGGCGCAGGGCATGTTCGCCACCGTCTTCGGCATCGACGTGCCGTGGTGGATCCTCGCGGTCGTCGGCGCGGTGCTCGTCTTCGCGCTGGCCGTCGCCGGAGTAGATGTGGGGGCGAAGGTGCTGGGAGTGCTCCTGGTCCTCGAGACCATCCTGCTCGTGGTGCTCGCCGCGTCGATCCTCACCCAGCGCGCCGGGCAGCTCGAGTTCGGGACGTTCGCGCCCGAGAACATCTTCACGCCGAGCATGTTCGCCATCCTCGGATTCGGATTCGCCGCGTTCATGGGGTTCGAGTCGACCGTCCTCTACCGCAGTGAGACCCGCGACCCCGATCGTTCGATCCCGCGGGCGACCTACATCGCCGTGGCATTCCTGGCGATCTTCTACACGGCCACCCTGTGGCTGGTGATCCAGGCATTCGGTGACAGCGAGGTGCAGGGCGTGATCGCTCAGGACCCCGCGGCCTTCTTCTTCACCGCCATGGGCGCGTACGTGGGGGATTGGGGAGTGTCAGTGATGTTCGTGCTGATCGTGACGAGCATCTTCGCCGGCCAGCTCGCCTTCCACAACGCGATCAACCGCTACAGCTTCGCGCTGTCGCGGGACGGGATCCTTCCCTCGGCGTTCACCAGGACCAACCGCAGGGGTGCGCCCTGGGTCGCCGGGGTGATTCAGAGCGTGGTCGCCATCATCGTCGTCATCGCGTTCGGCACCGCCGGCCTCGACCCGCTCACTCAGCTCGTGATCCTCGTGAATTCCCCCGGTGTCTACGGCATCATCACGCTGCAGCTCCTGGCCTCGATCGCCGTGCTGATCTTCATCATGCGCAACAGGCATCTGGCGCGCCGGTGGTACGTCCTGCCGGCTGCCATCGTCTCGCTGGTCGCGATGGCCGTGCTTCTCGTCGTCCTGGTGATCACGATCGACTACCTGACGGCGGCCGGCCCCGCGATCAACGCGATCATCCTCGCCGTCGTCCCCGTGGTGCTGCTGCTCGGCGCCGGATACGCACTCATCCTCCGGGCGCGCCGGCCCGAGGTGTTCGCACGCATCGGCGGTGCCGATCCTGAGACGGCCCGCATCGAGAACGGAGAAGGGCGATGA
- a CDS encoding LacI family DNA-binding transcriptional regulator produces MSSTRAATLQDVADLCGISRGTASRALAGTGRVSAETRRRVLEAAQALSYSTNSGARNLRQARAGSIGLWLPRGMNFMEYYMNFAVGVVQSTEDRELTVSLIPAEFPAAKARALHVDGFVMTDVIGGDELARAILESGRPVVTSELVPPGMPEPTVALAGDHRTAMNRLLDRLRASGATSIAVVRPLIDQMWARLAADAAADWADATGITVRFIDLHGVPSAEELHSMIRGLHEDHPDVDAIVCLPEGLGVGILSTLRELGHAVPDEVQLVAYNDSPALQIVQPPISSLDLRAQDAGMRAGAMLISLIEKADDSVHGTEWFDLIYRERASTRPVSPAHS; encoded by the coding sequence ATGTCATCGACACGAGCCGCGACGCTGCAAGACGTCGCCGATCTGTGCGGAATCTCTCGAGGCACGGCATCCCGCGCGCTCGCCGGCACCGGTCGCGTCTCCGCCGAGACGAGACGTCGGGTACTCGAGGCGGCGCAGGCCCTCAGCTACTCGACGAATAGCGGAGCGCGCAACCTCCGCCAGGCGCGGGCCGGCTCGATCGGACTCTGGCTGCCTCGCGGCATGAACTTCATGGAGTACTACATGAACTTCGCCGTCGGCGTCGTGCAGAGCACCGAGGATCGGGAGCTGACGGTGTCTCTGATTCCCGCAGAGTTCCCCGCCGCCAAGGCCCGAGCCCTTCATGTCGACGGATTCGTGATGACGGATGTGATCGGCGGCGACGAGCTCGCCCGCGCGATCCTCGAATCCGGGCGCCCTGTGGTGACATCCGAACTCGTCCCCCCGGGGATGCCCGAGCCCACCGTGGCCCTGGCCGGCGATCACCGCACCGCGATGAATCGGCTGCTCGATCGGCTGCGCGCGAGCGGCGCGACGTCGATCGCCGTCGTCCGGCCACTGATAGATCAGATGTGGGCGCGACTCGCGGCCGACGCCGCCGCGGACTGGGCGGACGCCACCGGCATCACCGTGAGGTTCATCGACCTCCATGGTGTGCCCTCTGCCGAGGAACTCCATTCGATGATCCGAGGCCTGCACGAGGATCACCCCGACGTGGACGCGATCGTGTGCCTCCCCGAGGGCCTCGGCGTCGGCATCCTGTCCACCCTGCGCGAACTCGGCCACGCCGTCCCCGACGAGGTCCAGCTGGTCGCGTACAACGACAGCCCCGCGCTGCAGATCGTGCAGCCGCCGATCTCATCTCTCGATCTGCGCGCTCAGGATGCCGGGATGCGGGCAGGCGCGATGCTCATCTCCCTCATCGAGAAGGCCGATGACTCCGTGCACGGCACGGAGTGGTTCGACCTGATCTATCGCGAGCGAGCCTCCACCCGCCCCGTCTCACCCGCGCACTCTTGA
- a CDS encoding DUF3237 domain-containing protein: MTPHDALPVPGLEFAFDVTVDLGPLEDHLATSVGHRRVVPILGGRVTGGVEAEILPGGADWQIVRPDGTIEIDGRYSARTAEGDLLLLHARGLRTGTADILERLGRGDEVAPESYYFRTTVQIETAAPKLAHLQRALFLSAAQRQANAVRYRAYRVS; encoded by the coding sequence ATGACACCGCACGACGCACTTCCTGTTCCCGGCCTCGAGTTCGCCTTCGACGTCACCGTCGATCTCGGTCCGCTCGAAGACCACCTCGCCACCAGCGTCGGTCATCGTCGCGTGGTGCCGATCCTCGGCGGAAGGGTCACCGGCGGGGTCGAGGCAGAGATCCTGCCCGGCGGTGCCGACTGGCAAATCGTGCGTCCTGACGGCACGATCGAGATCGACGGCCGCTACTCGGCCCGCACGGCAGAGGGCGACCTGCTCCTGCTCCACGCGAGAGGTCTGCGCACCGGCACCGCCGACATCCTCGAGCGGCTGGGTCGAGGCGACGAGGTCGCCCCCGAGTCGTATTACTTCCGCACGACCGTGCAGATCGAGACGGCGGCGCCAAAGCTCGCGCACCTGCAGCGTGCGCTGTTCCTCTCGGCGGCCCAGCGACAGGCGAACGCCGTGCGTTATCGCGCGTACCGGGTGAGCTGA
- a CDS encoding MarR family winged helix-turn-helix transcriptional regulator, with product MSDLDAGRLAAVISPLRRALLAATRAEARLPEMSDAQIDVIRALPRGTSRGPAEIADRLRLSRSTVSNLLGAMESDGLVERTPAPADGRRVVVRASAAALDLFDRFDAANSALVAQATARLDPGERAALDAALPVLERLCAVLVGTASPPATPDAADGAAPTEESNR from the coding sequence ATGAGCGATCTCGACGCGGGCAGGCTCGCCGCCGTCATCTCCCCGCTGCGTCGCGCCCTGCTCGCCGCGACGCGCGCAGAAGCGCGGTTGCCCGAGATGTCGGACGCGCAGATCGACGTGATCCGCGCGCTCCCACGGGGCACGTCGCGCGGCCCGGCCGAGATCGCCGACCGGCTGCGTCTGAGTCGTTCGACCGTGAGCAACCTGCTCGGTGCCATGGAGAGCGACGGACTCGTCGAGCGGACCCCGGCTCCGGCCGACGGTCGTCGTGTCGTGGTGAGAGCCTCGGCGGCCGCACTCGACCTGTTCGACCGGTTCGACGCGGCGAACTCCGCGCTCGTCGCTCAGGCGACAGCGCGTCTCGATCCCGGCGAGCGGGCGGCGCTCGACGCGGCGCTCCCCGTGCTCGAACGGCTTTGCGCCGTGCTCGTCGGCACGGCGTCGCCGCCGGCCACGCCAGACGCGGCAGATGGCGCTGCCCCAACTGAGGAGTCGAACCGATGA
- a CDS encoding flavin-dependent oxidoreductase yields MKIIIIGAGIGGLAAAVSLHEAGLRDVTVYERTTAIRGLGVGINLLPHALRELTELGIADTIAELGVEPRTLAYYNRVGQPIWSEPRGIAAGYRWPQLSVHRGRLQLALRDLAEARLAEPIRLDHRLIDIARNDDGTETVRFATGGGTIEDTADVIIGADGIHSALRALRYPAEGAPPWSGLTLWRGVTRIPAFLDGRTMIMAGDGEQKFVAYPLAPVDPDGRMPVNFIAERRTSGSGDADWNRAVDPAPIAELFRDWRFDWLDVPAAIATADEILEYPMVDRDALPQWTFGRTTLLGDAAHAMYPNGSNGGSQAILDARTLAFHLATEESIDDGLAAYEQARRPAMTALLAGTRATGPERVMQLARERAPEGFADIDDVIPYAEREQIATDYKTAAGFLPEILNERPSLTPASAVTP; encoded by the coding sequence ATGAAGATCATCATCATCGGTGCGGGCATCGGCGGACTCGCCGCCGCCGTCAGTCTGCACGAGGCCGGACTGCGTGACGTCACCGTCTACGAGCGCACCACCGCGATCCGCGGCCTCGGGGTCGGCATCAACCTGCTGCCCCACGCGCTGCGCGAACTCACCGAGCTCGGCATCGCCGACACGATAGCCGAGCTGGGTGTCGAGCCGCGGACTCTCGCCTATTACAACCGTGTCGGGCAGCCGATCTGGAGCGAGCCGCGCGGCATCGCGGCGGGCTACCGCTGGCCGCAGCTGTCGGTGCATCGAGGTCGGCTCCAGCTCGCGCTGCGCGACCTCGCAGAGGCTCGTCTCGCCGAGCCCATCCGCCTCGATCACCGTCTCATCGACATCGCTCGCAACGACGACGGCACCGAGACCGTGCGCTTCGCCACCGGCGGCGGCACAATCGAGGACACGGCAGATGTGATCATCGGCGCCGACGGCATCCACTCGGCCCTGCGTGCGCTGCGATACCCCGCGGAGGGGGCGCCGCCGTGGAGCGGCCTCACCCTGTGGCGCGGAGTGACCCGGATCCCGGCGTTCCTCGACGGACGCACCATGATCATGGCGGGCGACGGCGAGCAGAAATTCGTCGCCTACCCGCTCGCCCCCGTCGACCCCGACGGGCGGATGCCGGTGAACTTCATCGCCGAGCGACGCACCTCGGGCTCGGGCGATGCGGACTGGAACCGCGCCGTCGACCCCGCGCCGATCGCCGAGCTGTTCCGCGACTGGCGCTTCGACTGGCTCGATGTGCCCGCTGCCATCGCCACCGCGGACGAGATCCTCGAGTACCCCATGGTCGACCGCGACGCCCTGCCGCAGTGGACGTTCGGGCGCACCACGCTGCTCGGCGATGCGGCCCACGCGATGTATCCGAACGGGTCGAACGGCGGCTCGCAGGCGATCCTCGACGCCCGCACCCTCGCCTTCCACCTCGCGACGGAGGAGAGCATCGACGACGGACTCGCGGCGTACGAGCAGGCGCGGCGTCCGGCGATGACCGCGCTGCTCGCCGGCACGCGTGCCACCGGACCCGAGCGGGTGATGCAGCTTGCGCGCGAGCGTGCTCCGGAGGGCTTCGCCGACATCGACGACGTGATCCCGTACGCCGAGCGCGAGCAGATCGCCACCGACTACAAGACCGCAGCGGGCTTCCTTCCCGAGATCCTCAATGAGCGCCCCTCACTCACACCGGCCTCGGCGGTGACGCCATGA
- the aztA gene encoding zinc ABC transporter ATP-binding protein AztA, translating into MPDTPLSRRAAADLVDVHVSFGDRAALAGVDVHIPSGAVTVITGPNGAGKSTLLEVLGGTRAMTSGSRAVPGTVAFVPQRAAIPAGLPVAVRDVVSVGAWGRLGLWRRMDAAARELVERSMDRLDIRSLARAPFAALSGGQQQRALLAQGLARDADLLLLDEPTTGLDASSALRIRAVLREESARGVAVVCVSHDPAVIGDAEHTVRLVDGRIGVGA; encoded by the coding sequence ATGCCCGACACCCCCCTCTCTCGCCGCGCTGCCGCCGATCTCGTCGACGTGCACGTGTCGTTCGGCGACCGCGCGGCTCTCGCGGGCGTCGACGTGCACATCCCCTCAGGCGCGGTCACCGTGATCACCGGGCCCAACGGCGCGGGAAAGTCGACTCTCCTCGAGGTGCTCGGAGGCACGCGGGCGATGACCTCGGGCAGCCGGGCCGTGCCTGGCACCGTGGCGTTCGTTCCGCAGCGGGCCGCGATCCCCGCCGGTCTCCCCGTAGCGGTGAGGGATGTCGTCAGTGTGGGCGCGTGGGGCCGGCTCGGACTGTGGCGGCGCATGGACGCCGCAGCACGCGAGCTCGTCGAGAGGTCGATGGACCGCCTCGACATCCGCTCCCTCGCCCGCGCGCCGTTCGCCGCGCTCTCCGGCGGACAGCAGCAGCGGGCGCTGCTCGCCCAGGGGCTCGCGCGGGATGCCGACCTCCTGCTGCTCGACGAGCCGACGACGGGCCTCGACGCGTCGAGCGCTCTGCGCATCCGCGCCGTGCTCCGCGAGGAGTCAGCACGCGGCGTCGCCGTGGTGTGCGTGTCGCATGACCCCGCGGTGATCGGCGACGCCGAGCACACCGTCCGGCTGGTCGACGGTCGCATCGGCGTCGGGGCTTGA
- the aztB gene encoding zinc ABC transporter permease AztB, producing MTSHPTGVLAPFALDFLQRGMLGGALVAILCAVVGTWVVIRGMAFLGEALAHGMLPGVALATVLSLPVLVGGALSAIAMSLGIGALQRRARLSYDTSIGLLFVSMLALGVIVISHSGSFATDATAILFGDILAISGTDLVLLAAAATVGLIAAAALHRSFVALSLDARIAAVLGLRPQIAQAALVGLVTLAVVASYQAVGSMLVVGLLLAPAVAAGHWTTRIPTRMALAAIFGVAAVFLGLLASWYAATAAGASVAASAILLACLSWGTRAVIDSLGSRARRT from the coding sequence GTGACCTCCCATCCGACCGGTGTACTCGCCCCCTTCGCTCTCGACTTCCTGCAGCGCGGGATGCTCGGCGGTGCCCTGGTCGCGATCCTCTGCGCCGTCGTCGGCACCTGGGTGGTCATCCGCGGAATGGCGTTCCTCGGCGAGGCGCTCGCACACGGCATGCTCCCCGGCGTCGCTCTCGCCACGGTGCTCTCGCTGCCCGTGCTCGTCGGCGGCGCGCTGAGCGCCATCGCGATGAGCCTCGGCATCGGCGCCCTCCAGCGGCGAGCGCGCCTGTCGTACGACACGAGCATCGGCCTGCTGTTCGTCTCGATGCTGGCCCTGGGCGTCATCGTCATCTCGCACTCCGGCAGCTTCGCCACCGATGCGACCGCGATCCTCTTCGGAGACATCCTCGCGATCAGCGGAACGGATCTCGTGCTGCTCGCCGCCGCCGCGACCGTCGGACTGATCGCCGCCGCCGCGCTCCACCGTTCGTTCGTGGCCCTGTCGCTCGATGCGCGGATCGCCGCGGTGCTGGGGCTGCGCCCGCAGATCGCTCAGGCCGCGCTCGTCGGACTCGTGACCTTGGCCGTCGTCGCGTCGTACCAGGCCGTGGGCTCGATGCTCGTCGTCGGCCTGCTGCTCGCCCCGGCCGTCGCCGCCGGGCACTGGACCACCCGCATCCCGACCCGCATGGCGCTGGCGGCGATCTTCGGCGTCGCCGCCGTCTTCCTCGGCCTGCTCGCGTCGTGGTACGCGGCGACGGCCGCGGGCGCCTCGGTCGCGGCATCCGCCATCCTGCTCGCCTGCCTCTCGTGGGGCACGCGCGCAGTCATCGACTCGCTCGGGTCACGCGCGCGACGCACCTGA
- the aztC gene encoding zinc ABC transporter substrate-binding protein AztC: MRPARLFTTAALSALAALVATGLAACSPPDDPRPTIVVSTNILGDVVGELVGDQAQVVTLMKPDADPHSFEISAQEAATLRGADLLVSNGLGLEEGLQQHLDAADGVPAFVAGDAIEVLDYSVGDAAGMPDSHFWTDPARMIDVVDALEPVLAELEGIDTQDLDATVDDYRSQLRALDAEMTEAFATIPDERRALVTNHHVFGYLAERFDFEIVGAVIPGGTTLAAPSASDLADLVDAIERTGVPAVFAESSSPDRLVQALASEADVQVEVVELFTESLTGPDGGAPDYLTMMRINTERITTGLTP, encoded by the coding sequence ATGCGCCCCGCACGCCTCTTCACGACCGCCGCGCTCAGCGCCCTCGCCGCCCTCGTCGCGACCGGACTCGCCGCCTGCTCGCCCCCGGACGACCCGCGCCCGACCATCGTGGTCTCGACGAACATCCTCGGCGACGTCGTCGGAGAACTGGTCGGTGACCAGGCGCAGGTCGTGACGCTCATGAAGCCCGATGCCGACCCGCACTCGTTCGAGATCTCGGCACAGGAGGCCGCGACCCTGCGGGGCGCCGACCTGCTGGTGTCGAACGGCCTCGGCCTCGAAGAGGGGCTGCAGCAGCACCTCGACGCGGCCGACGGAGTGCCCGCGTTCGTGGCCGGCGACGCCATCGAGGTGCTCGACTACAGCGTCGGTGATGCCGCGGGGATGCCGGACTCGCACTTCTGGACCGACCCCGCGCGCATGATCGACGTCGTCGACGCCCTCGAACCCGTGCTCGCAGAGCTCGAGGGCATCGATACCCAGGACCTCGACGCGACGGTCGACGACTATCGCTCACAGCTCCGGGCACTGGATGCGGAGATGACCGAGGCGTTCGCGACTATCCCCGACGAGCGGCGTGCGCTGGTGACCAACCACCACGTCTTCGGCTACCTCGCCGAGCGCTTCGACTTCGAGATCGTCGGAGCAGTGATCCCTGGTGGCACGACGCTCGCCGCCCCCTCGGCATCCGACCTCGCCGATCTCGTCGACGCGATCGAGCGGACCGGCGTGCCCGCGGTCTTCGCGGAGTCGTCGTCTCCCGACCGGCTGGTGCAGGCGCTCGCGAGCGAGGCCGACGTGCAGGTCGAGGTCGTCGAGCTCTTCACCGAATCCCTCACCGGCCCCGACGGGGGCGCCCCCGACTACCTGACCATGATGCGCATCAACACCGAGCGCATCACCACCGGTCTCACCCCCTGA
- the aztD gene encoding zinc metallochaperone AztD, whose product MRTSPLRRAMIGAAALGAVVTLASCAAGGSTTPASTPGGGGSDAQPGPRVAVAYEGGILVLDGETLDTLADFDSEPFTRLNAAGDDRHVMITMSEGFQVLDTAAGSTDDPALTDTIFEADTPGHVVRHAGKTVLYADGTSDTTIVDTADLSSTDGLPEVETVEGVEAHHGVSVVLEDGTFLTTVGNADGRNGIVAKDADGTEIASSDQCPGVHGEGTAKDEAVVFGCENGALIYHDGEITKVNAPDQPYGRMGNAYVSETSPLVVGDYKNDIDAEGYLLSAVTLIDTEAKTLEVVDLPEGVEYTFRDIVRGPDDLAYILSTDGSIHVLDPASGEITDSFPVVDAWEGPAEWQDAHPAIVVAGDIAYVTEPAANSVHAVDLTTGEVLASTELDVTPNEIAPAAG is encoded by the coding sequence ATGCGAACCTCCCCCCTTCGTCGCGCGATGATCGGCGCCGCGGCGCTCGGCGCCGTCGTCACGCTGGCGTCGTGCGCCGCCGGCGGCTCGACCACGCCGGCATCCACCCCCGGCGGCGGCGGATCCGACGCGCAGCCGGGCCCCCGCGTCGCCGTCGCCTACGAGGGCGGCATCCTCGTGCTCGACGGCGAGACCCTCGACACGCTCGCCGACTTCGACTCCGAGCCGTTCACGCGTCTCAACGCCGCCGGCGACGACCGGCACGTCATGATCACGATGAGCGAGGGCTTCCAGGTGCTCGACACCGCGGCCGGATCCACCGATGACCCCGCACTGACCGACACGATCTTCGAGGCCGATACCCCCGGCCACGTGGTGCGGCACGCCGGCAAGACCGTGCTCTATGCCGACGGCACGAGCGACACGACGATCGTCGACACCGCCGACCTGTCGAGCACCGACGGACTGCCCGAGGTCGAGACCGTCGAGGGCGTCGAGGCGCACCACGGTGTCTCGGTCGTTCTCGAAGACGGCACCTTCCTGACCACCGTCGGCAACGCCGACGGTCGCAACGGCATCGTGGCGAAGGATGCCGACGGCACCGAGATCGCGTCGTCCGACCAGTGCCCGGGAGTGCACGGCGAGGGCACCGCGAAGGACGAGGCCGTCGTCTTCGGCTGCGAGAACGGCGCGCTGATCTACCACGACGGCGAGATCACCAAGGTGAACGCCCCCGACCAGCCGTACGGACGCATGGGCAATGCCTACGTCAGCGAGACCAGCCCGCTCGTCGTCGGCGACTACAAGAACGACATCGACGCCGAGGGCTACCTGCTCAGCGCGGTGACCCTGATCGACACCGAGGCCAAGACGCTCGAGGTCGTCGACCTGCCCGAGGGCGTCGAGTACACCTTCCGTGACATCGTCCGCGGACCGGACGATCTCGCCTACATCCTCAGCACCGACGGGTCGATCCACGTGCTCGACCCGGCGTCGGGCGAGATCACCGACAGCTTCCCCGTCGTCGACGCATGGGAGGGTCCCGCCGAGTGGCAGGACGCCCACCCGGCCATCGTCGTCGCCGGAGACATCGCGTACGTCACCGAGCCCGCGGCGAACAGCGTGCACGCGGTCGACCTGACCACGGGCGAGGTGCTCGCCAGCACCGAGCTCGACGTGACACCGAACGAGATCGCCCCGGCAGCGGGCTGA
- a CDS encoding DUF1349 domain-containing protein yields the protein MTVYVPRIETPFRPFPEDRWSVDPASGSISVSSIPGTDIFTDPGGDDGGQVTSSTLHNAATLLTDAPAGDFQLSARVRVRFAGTFDAGVLFLRHDRETWAKLCFEFSPRGQGMIVSVVNNRVSDDANAFTVDSDHVHLRISRKGTVFAFHASVDGERWELIRAFSLPDGHQPLEIGFEAQSPQSDGCDVVFDEPRLVERTISDFRDES from the coding sequence ATGACGGTTTACGTTCCCCGCATCGAGACCCCGTTTCGTCCGTTCCCAGAAGACCGCTGGTCGGTGGATCCTGCGTCAGGCAGCATCAGTGTGTCCAGCATCCCTGGCACCGACATCTTCACCGATCCGGGCGGCGACGACGGCGGCCAGGTCACGTCATCGACGCTGCACAACGCCGCAACGCTTCTCACGGATGCTCCCGCCGGGGACTTCCAGCTCAGCGCTCGGGTCCGCGTCCGCTTCGCGGGCACGTTCGATGCCGGCGTGCTCTTCCTTCGCCACGACCGTGAGACGTGGGCGAAGCTCTGCTTCGAGTTCTCGCCGCGCGGGCAGGGCATGATCGTCAGCGTCGTCAACAATCGCGTGTCCGACGATGCCAACGCCTTCACCGTCGACAGTGATCACGTGCACCTGCGTATATCCCGCAAGGGGACGGTCTTCGCATTCCACGCATCCGTGGACGGCGAACGATGGGAGCTCATCCGCGCATTCTCGCTGCCCGATGGACACCAGCCGCTGGAGATCGGATTCGAGGCTCAGTCGCCCCAGAGCGACGGCTGCGACGTCGTCTTCGACGAACCACGCCTCGTGGAGCGCACGATCTCCGACTTCCGCGACGAGTCGTAA